A region of Drosophila mauritiana strain mau12 chromosome 3L, ASM438214v1, whole genome shotgun sequence DNA encodes the following proteins:
- the LOC117140615 gene encoding larval cuticle protein A2B — protein MAQKLILVLSALVAVSSAVVVPGPGLALPAYPSYPALAKVAAPLVAKVAGPEPYDPNPQYTFSYDVHDGSTGDVKSQQETRSGDVVQGAYSLIEADGTRRIVEYTADPVHGFNAVVRREGAVVKAVAPVAKVLAPAPLLHAAPLVAKVPAYGPALAPAYPALAHGYGPALAPAYGPALPKLALPALPALSPLGYH, from the exons ATGGCACAGAAACTGATCCTCGTCCTGAGCGCCCTGGTGGCGGTGTCCTCCGCCGTGGTGGTCCCTGGTCCCGGACTGGCACTGCCCGCCTATCCGTCGTACCCGGCGCTGGCCAAGGTGGCTGCTCCTCTGGTGGCCAAGGTGGCGGGTCCGGAGCCCTACGATCCCAATCCCCAGTACACCTTCAGCTACGATGTTCAT GATGGCTCCACTGGTGACGTGAAGAGCCAGCAGGAGACCCGCAGCGGAGATGTGGTGCAGGGCGCCTATTCCCTGATTGAGGCCGACGGAACCCGCCGCATTGTGGAGTACACCGCCGATCCCGTGCACGGATTCAACGCAGTGGTGCGCCGCGAGGGCGCCGTGGTGAAGGCTGTGGCTCCGGTGGCCAAGGTTCTGGCCCCGGCTCCGCTGCTCCATGCCGCTCCTCTGGTGGCCAAGGTGCCCGCCTATGGCCCGGCTCTGGCGCCCGCTTACCCGGCTCTGGCCCACGGATACGGACCGGCCCTGGCTCCCGCCTATGGACCTGCTCTGCCCAAGCTGGCCCTGCCCGCTCTGCCCGCCCTCTCGCCCCTGGGCTACCACTAA
- the LOC117140612 gene encoding adhesive plaque matrix protein, with protein sequence MCNLFWLSACFLALCLPHALSESNATSVEATPKTESKAELVPTAEKLFRYRRQPPYAVIKRSKLRRRTKGHPKIKYGPPPPHIRYSKPSFPTHTHIEEPSFSLDDFQHLKFDGADFKIPTSSYEAQSMDLDFYNHNTEPDLYGAHKFPSLDFGLVTTHEHVPHQKYGLPPVQQSFQPDHSFASHYEPPPASAHPPATRYGVPDAPAPVPSYPHQDLPAPDSYSIYEQKIPNVGYHQNFAEPPKHPPKHGSINNPNFEIAYSPPAFEISTSYQSNHHQSYVPPHPPSPHDGFAEPPSNNYVKPPPQHPPTNSYAPPQHPSSSYDQPPQHPSSSYDQPPQHPPPSYSQPPHHPPSSYDQPAQHPSSSYDQPPKHPSSSYEQPPQHPSSSYDQPPQHPSSSYDQPPQEHPSSYQHPPTSTYDQAPQHPPSNYVSPDSHSINTYPQDDYAPPSQELPLNPHHKFPSFDFPKSSYEVPIYDPVPFEASNRDEQESYPPILASSPDLNEITSDAHAAGSSKRRKRKRKPTPGVVPAKHTLDVPELQQAYDADSHLGESHENADTDANSSHYVERKQSFFNFVTPTTTTTTTPAPWTPMRGRSSTTRTAFIPTIVTSTPKTPTTDRSRHRGSSRYRTKQQPVNPSSPDRTNTSVQIDQSHSQSYYDGTIAPPTRQQFSPTTGGRGSRPTRPSYVKNHGPVSPLALQPADGRGPPTSKRTTKGVFDTTLFKSPLSDREMERNLHGLRQNLPKNHKLF encoded by the exons ATGTGCAATTTGTTTTGGCTTTCGGCCTGTTTT TTGGCCCTCTGTCTGCCCCATGCCCTCAGCGAATCCAATGCCACAAGTGTTGAGGCGACGCCTAAGACTGAGTCAAAAGCAGAGCTGGTGCCCACGGCGGAGAAACTGTTCCGATATCGCCGTCAGCCGCCCTACGCCGTGATCAAGCGCTCCAAGCTGCGCCGGCGGACTAAGGGTCATCCGAAGATTAAGTACGGACCACCACCGCCCCACATTCGCTACTCGAAACCATCGTTCCCTACCCATACTCATATCGAGGAGCCCAGCTTCTCCCTCGATGACTTTCAGCACCTGAAGTTCGATGGTGCGGACTTTAAGATACCCACTTCCAGCTACGAAGCCCAGTCCATGGATCTGGACTTCTACAATCACAATACAGAACCGGATCTCTATGGAGCGCACAAATTCCCCAGCCTGGACTTTGGCTTAGTGACCACACATGAGCATGTTCCTCACCAAAAGTACGGGTTGCCTCCTGTGCAGCAGAGCTTCCAGCCAGATCACTCTTTTGCCTCGCACTATGAGCCACCTCCCGCTTCGGCTCATCCGCCGGCTACCCGCTATGGAGTACCCGACGCTCCGGCTCCAGTGCCCAGCTACCCGCATCAGGATCTGCCAGCTCCAGATTCCTATTCCATATATGAGCAGAAGATTCCCAATGTGGGCTACCATCAGAACTTTGCGGAACCACCCAAGCATCCGCCTAAACATGGTTCCATCAATAATCCTAACTTTGAGATCGCCTATTCTCCGCCCGCGTTTGAGATTAGCACTTCCTATCAGTCCAATCACCACCAGAGCTATGTTCCACCCCATCCCCCATCACCTCATGATGGGTTTGCGGAGCCACCGTCAAATAATTATGTGAAGCCCCCTCCCCAGCATCCTCCAACTAATAGTTACGCACCACCCCAACATCCTTCTTCGAGCTATGACCAGCCACCACAGCATCCATCATCGAGTTATGACCAGCCTCCACAGCATCCTCCTCCCAGCTATAGTCAGCCTCCCCATCACCCTCCTTCTAGTTATGATCAGCCTGCTCAACATCCCTCATCCAGTTATGATCAACCTCCTAAACATCCATCTTCAAGTTACGAGCAACCTCCCCAGCATCCCTCCTCCAGTTACGACCAACCTCCCCAACATCCCTCCTCCAGTTATGATCAACCTCCGCAGGAGCACCCAAGCTCCTACCAACATCCTCCAACATCCACGTACGATCAGGCACCGCAGCATCCACCATCAAACTATGTTTCCCCCGATTCCCATTCCATCAATACATATCCGCAGGACGATTACGCACCACCGTCGCAGGAGTTGCCCTTGAATCCACACCACAAGTTTCCTAGCTTCGATTTTCCCAAATCCAGCTACGAAGTGCCCATCTACGATCCCGTTCCTTTCGAAGCCTCCAATCGCGATGAACAGGAGTCATATCCACCCATCTTGGCATCCTCTCCCGATCTCAATGAGATAACTTCAGATGCCCATGCGGCTGGTAGTTCCAAGCGGCGTAAGAGGAAGCGAAAGCCCACTCCTGGAGTTGTCCCCGCAAAGCATACGCTTGATGTTCCAGAGCTACAGCAGGCCTATGATGCGGATAGCCACTTGGGGGAGTCACACGAAAATGCAGATACGGATGCAAATAGCTCTCACTATGTGGAGAGGAAGCAGAGCTTCTTCAACTTTGTCACGCCCACAaccacgacgacgacgactcCGGCTCCTTGGACTCCGATGAGGGGCAGGAGTAGTACGACCCGTACGGCATTCATACCAACCATTGTAACAAGTACTCCGAAAACTCCCACTACTGATCGCAGTAGACATCGTGGCTCATCTCGGTATCGCACAAAGCAGCAACCCGTGAATCCCAGTTCACCCGATCGCACTAACACCAGCGTTCAGATCGATCAATCCCACTCGCAAAGCTATTATGATGGGACCATTGCACCACCGACCAGGCAACAGTTTTCACCCACAACCGGAGGACGTGGCTCGAGACCTACAAGACCTAGTTACGTCAAAAACCACGGCCCGGTGTCACCGCTGGCATTACAGCCCGCCGATGGTAGGGGTCCACCCACATCCAAGCGGACCACTAAGGGCGTCTTCGACACGACGCTCTTCAAGAGTCCCCTCAGCGATCGGGAGATGGAGAGAAATCTCCATGGGTTGCGTCAGAACTTGCCAAAAAATCATAAACTATTCTGA
- the LOC117140616 gene encoding larval cuticle protein A2B, with the protein MIAQTLFVLGLILSAVVAIPIDPYGLSAPGLTYAAPKLLAAPAISYAAPKLLAAPAISYAAPAISYAPKVLAAPVAVAKVAVAEPYDPNPQYSFSYGVTDHHTGDSKQQEETLVNGVVHGSYSLAEPDGTIRKVTYTADKVNGFNAVVEKKGVAAVAIAKPALAVAAVPAITKIGYASAPGLSLGGYH; encoded by the exons ATGATTGCCCAG ACTCTGTTCGTTTTGGGACTGATCCTGTCCGCTGTGGTGGCCATTCCCATTGATCCCTATGGACTTTCGGCCCCTGGACTAACCTATGCGGCTCCCAAGTTGCTAGCTGCTCCTGCCATTTCCTATGCTGCTCCCAAGCTCCTGGCTGCTCCCGCCATCTCGTATGCCGCTCCTGCCATCTCCTATGCTCCCAAGGTCCTGGCTGCCCCCGTCGCCGTGGCCAAGGTGGCTGTTGCCGAGCCCTACGATCCCAATCCGCAGTACAGCTTCTCGTACGGAGTAACCGATCATCACACCGGCGACTCCAAGCAGCAGGAGGAGACCCTGGTCAACGGAGTTGTCCACGGCAGCTACTCCCTGGCCGAACCCGATGGCACCATCCGCAAGGTCACCTACACCGCCGACAAGGTCAACGGATTCAATGCCGTCGTGGAGAAGAAGGGCGTGGCCGCGGTGGCCATTGCCAAGCCAGCTCTTGCCGTCGCCGCCGTTCCCGCCATCACCAAGATTGGATACGCCTCGGCGCCTGGTCTGAGTCTGGGTGGATACCACTAG
- the LOC117140617 gene encoding cuticle protein 21: protein MALFKITLICCALIAVIECALLPAAVPVGVPLNTEVDPHPQYAFAYNVQDALTGDSKSQQEVRDGDVVKGSYSVVDADGSLRTVFYTADPINGFNAVVQRGPVPVAAPRPLVAPVAAPLLG, encoded by the exons ATGGCCCTGTTCAAG ATCACCCTTATCTGCTGCGCTCTGATCGCCGTCATCGAGTGCGCCCTGCTCCCAGCTGCTGTTCCCGTGGGAGTGCCCCTCAACACGGAGGTGGATCCGCATCCGCAGTACGCCTTCGCCTATAATGTGCAGGATGCACTCACCGGGGACAGCAAGAGCCAGCAGGAGGTGCGGGATGGAGATGTGGTCAAGGGCTCCTACTCGGTGGTGGATGCCGATGGCTCGCTGCGCACCGTCTTCTACACCGCCGATCCCATCAACGGTTTCAATGCGGTGGTGCAGCGAGGACCAGTTCCGGTGGCTGCTCCTCGCCCATTGGTGGCTCCAGTGGCTGCTCCACTTTTGGGCTAA
- the LOC117140614 gene encoding larval cuticle protein A3A: MNPLTVVAVLSSMALSAQAGLVGAPLAAAPLGAPLAYSAPLGASPYFAPAAYSAPLGYAAPLGYNAPLVAGPAPLVSKTYAAAPFAAPFAAPFAAPVAPVAARLAAPVAAPLAAPVAPVAAPLAAPVAAPLAAPVAAPIATEIVDAHPQYKFAYDVQDTLTGDSKTQEETRDGDVVRGSYSLIEPDGSRRIVSYYADSINGFNAVVQKDVPVAVAPVAPVLAKTVAAPVAPVVAAAPAPVFAKTLAAPIVA, translated from the exons ATGAATCCTCTGACG GTTGTTGCAGTCCTCTCCTCGATGGCCCTCTCGGCTCAGGCTGGTCTGGTTGGCGCTCCTCTGGCCGCCGCTCCTCTGGGTGCTCCTCTGGCCTACTCCGCCCCTCTGGGAGCTTCTCCGTACTTCGCCCCGGCTGCGTACTCCGCCCCTCTGGGCTACGCGGCTCCTTTGGGATACAACGCCCCCCTGGTGGCGGGACCTGCTCCCCTGGTGTCCAAGACCTACGCTGCCGCTCCTTTCGCCGCTCCATTCGCCGCTCCCTTCGCCGCTCCAGTTGCCCCAGTTGCTGCTCGCCTGGCTGCCCCAGTCGCCGCTCCTCTCGCTGCCCCAGTTGCTCCAGTTGCCGCTCCCCTGGCTGCTCCAGTTGCCGCTCCCCTGGCTGCTCCAGTTGCTGCTCCCATCGCCACCGAGATCGTGGATGCCCACCCACAGTACAAGTTCGCCTACGATGTCCAGGATACGCTGACCGGTGACTCCAAGACCCAGGAGGAGACTCGTGATGGTGATGTCGTCCGTGGATCCTACTCTCTGATCGAGCCCGATGGTTCCCGTCGCATTGTCAGCTACTACGCCGACTCCATCAACGGATTCAACGCAGTGGTGCAGAAGGATGTGCCCGTGGCTGTTGCTCCAGTGGCTCCAGTTCTGGCCAAGACCGTGGCTGCTCCAGTGGCTCCAGTTGTGGCTGCTGCCCCCGCCCCAGTCTTCGCCAAGACCCTGGCCGCTCCCATCGTCGCCTaa